The following are encoded in a window of Kitasatospora sp. NBC_01250 genomic DNA:
- a CDS encoding MFS transporter, whose amino-acid sequence MSVLQQPTAPPTPPEPTAPAERRDGWRRWTTPVAVSTAVALLMGLLWARLMAGVTADLSAQFAWADFVGKHPGSAYDFSWYGGMHPASYSVLAPWLMALFGVRTTAVAAAVLSTALLAVLLERSHVRRPLPAALWGAFALTCDIAAGRVTFALGLMFGLAAVVVAGQQRRASWWRVAAVALCALLATTASPVAGLFVDVAAAALLLTRRYRTGWAMAVPPPVVVLGCAALFPFFGVDPISASTAVFSAGTALVVALLVPRPWRAVRLGALVYALGSALTLAFPTPIGMNVQRLALIFGGVVLLALLGNEQWRPLRSWRRVTALVAGFGLAAYWTITANIIGIPTPSPTHQADALVAELQQLHAERARVEAVPMLNHYESWRLADVTQLARGWNRQADVQRNPLFYDRTLTPASYHDWLQRWAVGYVALPSGPTDIAGDAEAALVRGGLGYLEEVWHDEHWRLFRFTDAQPLADGPATVLRADAERIQLTVGAAGQVQLRIPYSPWLTVHGPGGACLSQDGDWTRLTVTAPGDYQVDARYRLPRGSAC is encoded by the coding sequence GTGAGCGTTCTGCAGCAGCCCACCGCACCCCCGACGCCGCCGGAGCCCACCGCCCCGGCGGAGCGACGCGACGGCTGGAGACGCTGGACCACCCCCGTCGCGGTCTCCACCGCGGTCGCGCTGCTGATGGGCCTGCTCTGGGCACGCCTCATGGCCGGGGTCACCGCCGACCTCTCCGCGCAGTTCGCCTGGGCCGACTTCGTGGGCAAGCACCCGGGCTCGGCGTACGACTTCTCCTGGTACGGCGGCATGCACCCCGCCTCCTACAGCGTCCTCGCCCCGTGGCTGATGGCCCTGTTCGGGGTGCGCACCACGGCGGTCGCGGCGGCCGTGCTCTCGACCGCGCTGCTCGCGGTACTGCTGGAGCGCTCCCACGTGCGCCGGCCGCTGCCCGCCGCGCTCTGGGGAGCCTTCGCGCTGACCTGCGACATCGCCGCCGGGCGGGTGACCTTCGCGCTCGGCCTGATGTTCGGCCTGGCCGCTGTGGTGGTGGCCGGTCAGCAGCGCAGGGCGAGCTGGTGGCGGGTCGCGGCGGTCGCCCTGTGCGCGCTGCTGGCGACCACGGCCAGCCCGGTGGCCGGCCTCTTCGTCGACGTGGCCGCCGCCGCGCTGCTGCTCACCCGGCGCTACCGGACCGGCTGGGCGATGGCCGTGCCGCCGCCGGTGGTGGTGCTGGGCTGCGCCGCGCTCTTCCCGTTCTTCGGGGTCGACCCGATCTCCGCCTCCACCGCCGTCTTCTCGGCGGGCACCGCACTGGTGGTGGCGCTGCTGGTCCCCCGGCCGTGGCGCGCGGTGCGCCTGGGCGCCTTGGTGTACGCGCTGGGTTCCGCGCTGACCCTGGCCTTCCCGACGCCGATCGGCATGAACGTGCAGCGCCTGGCGCTGATCTTCGGCGGCGTCGTGCTGCTGGCCCTGCTCGGCAACGAACAGTGGCGCCCCCTGCGGTCCTGGCGGCGCGTCACCGCCCTGGTCGCCGGGTTCGGCCTGGCGGCCTACTGGACGATCACCGCGAACATCATCGGCATCCCGACCCCCTCGCCCACCCACCAGGCGGACGCGCTCGTCGCCGAGCTGCAGCAGCTGCACGCCGAGCGGGCCCGCGTGGAGGCGGTCCCGATGCTCAACCACTACGAGTCCTGGCGGCTGGCCGACGTCACCCAGCTGGCCCGCGGCTGGAACCGCCAGGCCGACGTCCAGCGCAACCCGCTCTTCTACGACAGGACGCTCACCCCGGCCAGCTACCACGACTGGCTGCAGCGCTGGGCGGTGGGCTACGTCGCGCTGCCCTCCGGCCCCACCGACATCGCCGGCGACGCCGAGGCCGCACTGGTGCGCGGCGGCCTCGGCTACCTGGAGGAGGTCTGGCACGACGAGCACTGGCGGCTCTTCCGGTTCACCGACGCCCAGCCGCTGGCCGACGGGCCGGCCACCGTGCTGCGGGCGGACGCGGAGCGGATCCAGCTCACCGTCGGTGCCGCGGGCCAGGTGCAGCTGCGCATCCCCTACTCGCCCTGGCTCACCGTGCACGGTCCGGGCGGCGCCTGCCTGAGCCAGGACGGCGACTGGACCAGGCTGACCGTGACCGCCCCGGGCGACTACCAGGTCGACGCGCGCTACCGGCTGCCCCGGGGCAGCGCCTGCTGA
- a CDS encoding VOC family protein, which translates to MDALYPRLLVTRFADCFRFYDAVLPELLGAVRQKGDESGPYANWDVADQAVLVLYDRAALAAAVGTGELPPLAPPAQEAAMLVSRVADVDAALALCLANGATPVTPATDRPEWGPTLRSAHLRDPEGHLIELQSY; encoded by the coding sequence TTGGACGCGCTCTACCCACGCCTGCTGGTCACTCGCTTCGCCGACTGCTTCCGCTTCTACGACGCCGTCCTGCCCGAACTGCTGGGTGCGGTGCGGCAGAAGGGCGACGAGTCGGGCCCGTACGCCAACTGGGACGTGGCCGACCAGGCCGTCCTGGTGCTCTACGACCGCGCCGCGCTGGCCGCCGCCGTCGGGACCGGCGAGCTGCCGCCGCTGGCACCGCCCGCGCAGGAAGCCGCGATGCTGGTCTCCCGGGTCGCGGACGTCGATGCCGCGCTCGCCCTCTGCCTGGCGAACGGCGCCACCCCGGTGACGCCGGCCACCGACCGCCCGGAGTGGGGGCCGACCCTGCGCTCGGCCCATCTGCGCGACCCCGAGGGCCACTTGATCGAGCTGCAGTCGTACTGA
- a CDS encoding DJ-1/PfpI family protein, with protein MAVKVLLITGDAAESLEVLYPYQRLREEGYQVDIAAPSQKKLRFVVHDFEDGFDTYTEKPGYTWPADLAFDEVDPAGYAALVIPGGRAPEYLRNDPEVQRITRHFFETDKPVAQICHGPQITAAAGVLQGRTTAAYPALEPDVRAAGATYRDGEAVVDGVLVSARAWPDHPGWLRAFIEVLRTKAPAA; from the coding sequence ATGGCTGTGAAGGTGCTGCTCATCACCGGGGACGCCGCGGAGTCGCTGGAGGTGCTCTACCCCTACCAGCGGCTGCGCGAGGAGGGGTACCAGGTGGACATCGCCGCCCCGAGCCAAAAGAAGCTGCGCTTCGTGGTGCACGACTTCGAGGACGGCTTCGACACCTACACCGAGAAGCCGGGCTACACCTGGCCCGCCGACCTGGCCTTCGACGAGGTCGACCCGGCCGGGTACGCCGCCCTGGTGATCCCCGGCGGCCGGGCGCCCGAGTACCTGCGCAACGACCCCGAGGTGCAGCGGATCACCCGCCACTTCTTCGAGACCGACAAGCCGGTGGCGCAGATCTGCCACGGCCCGCAGATCACCGCGGCGGCCGGCGTGCTCCAGGGGCGGACCACCGCCGCCTACCCGGCCCTGGAGCCGGACGTGCGAGCCGCCGGCGCGACCTACCGCGACGGCGAGGCCGTGGTGGACGGCGTGCTGGTCTCGGCGCGCGCCTGGCCGGACCACCCGGGCTGGCTGCGCGCGTTCATCGAGGTGCTGCGGACCAAGGCCCCGGCGGCCTGA
- a CDS encoding MarR family winged helix-turn-helix transcriptional regulator: protein MDATPPSLLDLTSYLLAQTGRRARGRLAARLAERELRLWHLSVLASLADFGPHAQRELAERLGIDASDLVRLLDELSRAGLVERTRSTADRRRMQVALTPAGRTALGELHDEAAAVQDEVLAPLSTTEREQLHGLLLRVLRAGGAP, encoded by the coding sequence ATGGATGCCACACCCCCGAGCCTGCTCGACCTCACCAGCTACCTGCTGGCCCAGACCGGGCGCCGGGCCAGGGGCCGGCTGGCGGCCCGGCTCGCCGAGCGGGAGCTGCGCCTGTGGCACCTGTCCGTCCTGGCCTCGCTCGCCGACTTCGGCCCGCACGCCCAGCGCGAGCTGGCCGAACGCCTGGGTATCGACGCGAGCGACCTGGTACGCCTGCTGGACGAGCTGAGCCGGGCCGGCCTGGTCGAGCGCACGCGTTCCACCGCCGACCGCCGCCGCATGCAGGTCGCGCTCACCCCGGCCGGCCGCACCGCCCTCGGCGAGCTCCACGACGAGGCGGCGGCCGTGCAGGACGAGGTGCTGGCCCCGCTCTCCACCACCGAGCGGGAGCAGTTGCACGGGCTGCTGCTGCGGGTCCTCCGGGCGGGCGGCGCCCCGTGA